From the Coffea eugenioides isolate CCC68of chromosome 1, Ceug_1.0, whole genome shotgun sequence genome, the window tttttccagaatttaTCAACCTTATAACTGATCCCAGGAAGATTCTAGAAACTGGCGTGGCCAACGTGTTAGATTAAGGGAAGAAGGGCTAAGGCCATCAACAGTACTATCTTTAAATTTATCtggaaaacaattacagaaAAAGGAACTATCTACATCTTGTAAAGTACCAAAAATTTTATGTACCAAAGATTCAGGGATCCATCCCAATGGCTGCATCACAAAAAAATGCTAAAGAAAATCATTTCCTTCCAATAGCTCATGACCCCTCAGAAACCAAATATAACTAACAATACATTCTTTATTGCCCTATAAAGGATATCAAGCTATAAAAGAGTCAAcataaaaaaatagaaacaaaaaagaactcaAGGTCATcgaagatttaaaaaaaaaaaaaaaaactgctagGAAAGCATATTTAGCCACTACCTGTTCAGATTATTGTTATAGTTTCCCTAAATCCTTTACCCCAAATCTTCTCTCTTCTGTCTGAAAATGTTACCTTTAGTGCCCAGACCGTACAATGTCATATTGAGTCTATGTATCTGGGcgattttgaatttttcaaaactaGGGTACTGGTACATGGCCAAAGATCTAGAATTGGCTAGAGGGCGTCTATCTTGTATCCCATCTGTAAGTAGCATATTAAATACAACTTAAATTATGAAATGGCTCATacttaaaagaaaatttctaaatgatccaaacaaaaaaaaaaaaaaggagacaagaaaattagcttaaaataaagaagaagaaaatctgGGGCAAAAATGATTGCGCAACCAGTTTCTAAATGGTATAAAGCTTTAGTGACAAATTATAATTCGCATCGTATACAAGACACAAGTTATATAATTTCGTAACAATGACATGAAATAATAAGATTGTTCACAATTAAAAGTATGTGTTATGTTATTGTTATGTAACATTATCTGAATCTGACTTCTCGAAAATTTATTTTGTTGGCAAAATTTAAACTGTTATGATCgatccaaaaaggaaaaaaagagaaattaaagTACATGGTTGAGATCTGCAAGTTTCACAGTTAAAATGTTGCAAGATGGGCGGCACAACTGCAAGTTTCACAGTTAAAGGACTCCATTTAAAATTTAGTTCCATCCAGTTAAAATGTTGTTCTCGATTTTGGCAAGTTTCACAGTTAAGTTTCAAACTGAGAGTAGCAATTATGCAGATATATAGCCTTCTAAAGAGATCCAAATTCACTATTAATGCTCTTTTATAAGCTTGTGAATCCGAAAAGCTTCTTAGCTAGGGATATTTCATGCTTGCACCTGATAGCAGAGTTTTAAGAGGAAAATCAATTAAAAACTTTACTAAGGAGTTTTTAagctttttattcttttctcttggtatctttccctttttccttctccTCCTCACCTTTGATGAAGTACTCATGAAGTGTAAAGAAGAAAACTTAGGGATGCAATTTTCTGGGATTTTTTTAATATCTTGATGGCATTACTCCTTCAAGTTGGATCTCATAATTCAGAAAATTTAATCTCCTGTCACAGCATGATCCATTCAAGTTGCTGAAAACAAAAATAGGAGCAACAAATTATTGCTCCATGAACACATGAAAAATTATCTCATAAAACTTGATTCATTTTGGTGTCATTGCAGGTAACGATGCTAGGATTGAGCCACATATTGATCTTAACGTCTATATATGTCATAACCTTCTTTCCCCTTAATCTATGTAGCAAGATAAAAACACTTAGGCACAAAGTTACATCTTCTATTCCGGCTCCAAAACTCACTATCTAGATTTTACATAATTATACTTCTTGGTAACATGTCGTGGCGTTGTTAAATTGATTGCTTTAGGGATACTTCCTTGGAAAACCTACCATTAATCATCACCTTCTTCTTCCTTGCCAGCGGCCAAAGCCGCcggctctctttctctctctgaAATTGTTGCCGCTGCCATTGCTACCATGTGCGGCAGTAGCAGCGGTTGCCGCTGCTACTGTCTTGATCTGCCGTGGCTTCCTTATCAAATGGCTGGCCTTTGTTTAGCCAAGAGGTCGCCGATGTTGTACCGGCGACCTAGCAGCAAGGAAGGCTCAAACGAccctttcttcttctctcccCGAAccgcatctttttttttttaaccccaTCAACTTTCCATATTTTCCTTTCTATACaaaaattaaccctaaagttAAGGAAGATTCCTGCCTTGACTCGAACTCTTTAgagttttcttcaaattttgccCTTAATTGATTTAATTAACTTTTTAAAGTTAATTAGGCTTTACACGCCTTTATGTTGGAATGAATATAAATGTTGTACTCTTTAGTAGGCaagttaattattattattattgtttttggACAAGAGAGGGGTGGAATGCAAGAAACGAGTAGGGGGAAGGGGAAAGAAGGATTTAAATCCAAGTCCTCCAATTCTTAGAGTCTTAATCTTAGTTAATTAAACTTTTCATGCTTTTATGTAGTATTGTTTCATATGTCGTATTCTTCATAAGGGTTTATTGAGTACTTATGCGTTGATTCATAACTTTTGGAAAATCTTCGGAGTATCTAATTTTTACTTTTCCAATATCCTTTTAATAAATTTCACTATGATCTAACAGATATTGATATAGTTCTAGACTATTAACATGAAGAACTGAAACCATATGCTTTTGAGAATTATGAGAGTTAAAGAGAGTGTTGGTAATAAATAAGCACATACTTAGTTCACACAAAATTTAAAGTATTGTGGAGGCAAAGTTATTAGATCTAATGGATTGAGACACAGGGTCAGTCACAAATACTACAAGATCTAAGTCCAACACGGAAGACATGGAAAGTTGGCGGGTTGTGGTTGGCGTAAAATATGATATTAACCATGCAATGAAAATGTTGACGAATAATAATAGAGAGCCAATCTTACGGTGAAAACAAGGACGAACTGTAACTAGAAGTCAACCATACAATGAAACCGTGGACAATTTTTCAGCAAGATAAAGAAGATTATGTACGTTAGTCTAATTTATATTTCAATCTCTAGCAAGCTTAGGTTCCACCATGGGATTGATCCGATTTTAACCTATTTTATATCCTTTCAACTAGATTCATCCCATATTTGCTTCTGTTTCAATCGGTTGAACCGACCTGTGTGGttcaatttgtcaaaaaaatgaGTTTGGTTGAGATGATTGAACAATTACACAAGAAACTTACTATTTGTGGGTCCAATTACACAAGAAACTTAAAATTGTGGGTccaatttgtcaaaaaaatgaGTTTGGTTGAGATGATTGAACAATTACACAAGAAACTTAAAATTTGTGGGTCCAATTGCACGAGAAACTTAAAATTGTGGGTccaatttgtcaaaaaaaaatgagtcTGGTTGAGATGATTGAACAATTACACAAGAAACTTAAAATTTGTGGGTCCAACGTACCAATGGAGCAGAAGGAATTGTACTCTTAAATCTTAGTACATGCTAGTTCAATCATAGATATAGTTAAAATCTCTTAGGTGCTATTTTCCCCTCACACTTTATTACCGGGCATCCTGCACCTTTCACTACTGTCTCCTCTCACACATCATGTCTTTAAGTTGGAATAGTATCAACCTTTCATTCGACGGACAACATTGCATTCAAGGTTCTAGTGGGAGGAGTTGCCATTGCTACGCTCCGATAACAATACTgggtagggatggcaacgggacAGGGGATCCCTCTCccgtaaaaataaaataaaatctgtTAGGTGTTATTTCCCCCTCACACATTAGAACTAGGCATCCTGCACCTTTCACAATTGTCTCCTCTCCTCACATATCGGGTCTTTAAGTTAGAATAGTATCAACCTTTCATTCGACGGACAACATTGCATTTAATTGTCTAGTGGGAAGAGTTGTCATTACTATGCTCCGATAACAATGCTGGGTAGGGAAAGCAATGGGATGGGAGATCCCTCTCCCGTCTCCCGTCCTGGTGCCAAATATCTCCCCATACACCCACTCCATCCTTTGCCCCTGCCCTTACCCCGCCTAGCTCCCGTCAGGGAGTTTGCAGGGGAATGATAAAAATTTGATCCTGTAGCTATTTGCTTCCATAATAACTAACAAAAATTCAACATATCAACCCATGGGGGGACGGGTGTCCCTTATTGCCATCACTAGTGTTACATATTATTGGGCCCTTTTATCACAAAAGCTATCTCAAAAGTTAAAGTTTTCCCTCACACGTATAACCAAATATCTTTTCCCTTCCACAGTTGATGTAGAATAAACTGAAAATTCCCCATTCACATCAGGCCCGAGGTTGGAATAGCATCAACCTTTCATTCAATGGGTGCAGGTTGGGAAAACACCAACCTTTCATTGACAAGCAACATTTCATTCAAGTGtttaaattgattaatttttcatttGAAGATGAAATTGGTCAGCAATTGACAATTTAAATACTAAATGTGTCATGTTAAAAAGTTTGAGAACGAAATGTATCTATGACCTAAAGTTTAGGGACATTTTCCTGCGTTTTACTCTTTTCTGTCAATATGTTAAGTTATAAGACGCTCTGGATGAAGACAGAAAACGTTTCTTTGAAAACTTCCATTTAGGAGATACTTAGGATGCGAGTTTATGGGATCCTTTATACCTTCATTAATTGCATTAGTACTCTTTCATGTTGGACTCAATAGCTCAGAAATCTATATTATCTCCTGCCACAAGATGATTAGTTGAAGTTTGCTAAATACAAAGTGTATAGGATCAACAATTTGTTGCTCTATGAGTATAAGATTAATTATTAAGGCCCTAAAACTTACTTGTATTTTGGTGTTATTCCAGGAAAAGAGGTCAGCATTGAACCATGTATTGATCTTTAAGGTCTATACCTTTGATAATCTTCTCTTTTCTAGTCTACATAAGCTAGATTGATTACATACTATTTGGAGAAAAATTTACCATCCCGAGGTTAAAACTGAGACATTTCCCTTTATGGCTTCAGGGATACATACTTGGACATCCAGCTACTAAAGTTCAAGGAATTCTTAACTATCTAGTCCTGTTTGCTTTTGAGCGCTATGTGGAATTTTGATGTACTATGGGAGGGATGTAGGGGGagggagaggagaggagagggaggAGGGGCGGAAGAGGAGGTTGCAGGCTGGTGATGTCGGCAAGCTAGTGGCGGGTTGAGGTGGgggaggaggaagaaaatgatgGAAAAAGGTGAAgaatttgtttgtttttaaATATTAAGAGACGTGTACATTAAATATTTTGAGATGTTTATAGAGGATTACTGTAAacaaaatagtaaaaaaaaaattgtctatTAAAAATTAGACTAAAAACCCATATGAAAATACGCTAATAATCCatacttaattaataattttttatttaattaattgaactCCGTTGCTCCGGTCATTGTCATGCCAAACCAAATTGATCCGTGCTCCAGTCGAGCCCACCATTTTTCAACATTACACGCATCATTAGAATAATGATGCGTGTAATGACTCATGACACGGCCCGTGTAATGACTCATGAGATATTATACCTCCCATGATACTCCACCGGAGATGCTCGTATATAGAGTTCGCCGAAGAACTCTATCCAAGTGCCTGGAGTCTAAAGTTGCTCTGCCTAGTTCCCAAAACGAGAGATCGGCCAAGCTCAATGGAGAAGTTGCAGGTGCTCCTAAGGCATCCTATCTTCTGCAACCTGTTCTTGCTGCTAGTTTATGTTCAAGCATGTTCAAACCTTGCTATGGCTGGTTCCATAGTTAAGTTTCTTCCAGGATTTGAAGGACCCCTCCCCTTTGAACTCGAAACCGGGTGAGCCACTAAGtataacatatatataataaCACTAGAAATTAACATTGATCAAAACTTAGAAGAAATAGTTGATCCATTTTTTGATATTATCAGGTATATTGGAGCTGGTGAATCAGAGGATGTGCAGCTCTTCTACGCTTTTATCAAGTCAGAGTCAAATCCTCAATCGGATCCTCTTATCATTTGGTTAGATGGAGGCCCTGGCTGCAGTTCATTTATTCCACTTTTCTTTGGGATAGGTGAATTCTAATGCCTTACACTTTGCAGTAGgtgtcacaaaaaaaaaaaagaacaattgCGGCACTATTTTGATCTTGATTGCGTATAATCTTGAAACTCTGCAAACAGCCTTTCTGGTTGAAACTCTGCAAAAAAGACAAAAGACGTTGTTGTCTGGTTGACGAAGCTTTCtggtcttttgttttgtttttttgggtaaaagtattaattttatTGAATAGCATCCATTTGTCGCCAGTAGCAACTGCTACAAACATCTGTACAATAACTAACTACACGTTCACATCAAATTAAAAAGtccaaaatatataataaagcTTTTGAAAAATGTTCCTAAAAACAGGTAATTCAAATGGAGCCATAATCTTTATTTGTCTTTAATGTTCAAGTGCCAGCATTTGATCAAGTCACTGGCCGTGATTTTCTGTTGCAGGACCAGTAATTTTGGAGCCATTGTCGTTCGACGGCACTCTGCCCAAATTGGTATTAAATCCCTCTACTTGGACCAAGGTAAACTCAAGAATtgagtttctcttttcttttattttattttcctgcGAGAGAAAAAGAGATTTAAGTTGATGAGTATATCTTAGACTCATAGAAGTGTTATTTAGCATTtattatgatgtgatgtatccTAGATGAAAAGGTTGTTGAGATACATGTATAAATAaggttccaaaatttttttttttcaaataatgttCAAATAATCTTTATCCAAACAAACGTAACTTTCAAGATTAAGAATTCGAGTTGACTGCAAGATTGAGAATCATTTCTTGTTACTTGTTAGGTTGTAAGCATCATCTTTCTGGATTCGCCAGTTGGAACTGGTTTTTCTTATGCTAAGACTGCAGAAGCTTCTCAATCTTCAGATTTTCAAGCCTCTGATCAAGCTTATGAATTTATCAGGAAGGTACACGCCCATCACTCAGCTAATTAATGAATCATAAGGCTTCATGGAACGTTGGACAATTACTAACAAGGAAAATGCCATACTTGTCTCTAGACCCTTTATTATGCAAAAAGACCAGTGTACTATCATTTAATTATTTTCCTTCTGAATAGCGGAATCCTGCGTAGCCCTCCCAAAATTGCCTCCATTGGATTCAAGTTCTCGATGAACACGGTTTTGATTGTATAGAACAGTTGACAGTGGAAGATGAATAAAAGTTACATCAATAATAACTGGCTATGGTAGTTTCGACAGTTAGCATCATGGAAGCCATAGTAGAGGAGGAGCTCTTGCATGGGGAAAGATCCCAAAGTCTCATGAAATGTGGCAATCTCTAGAATGGAATATCCCACTCACAGTGTTTAGTTAGTGAAATGTTCTGATACGGACTCCTATgataattagtttaacatgtaTACGGACTCCTATGAAATATTCTATCTCTTGTACAAACTTGTCCAATATCAATGAACTTACAGTTTTACCTTGAAAAGATAGTGGAAGATgactaattttgaatttgatgcTTACAATTCAATTTTGGGTACAAATTTCAATAAGCGAGGCAATTTATTGTCTTTTTGCATGTTGTTGTATTTTAATGTCTACAATTGGTTTGCGAGTGCCTATAGTACACAGTGCAATTGCGACTGCCAATTATAGAGGCTTGGGTGGACGATATTTGTTGCGTTTTTACCCATTTgaacctcgagttaaaagcttAATTTCCCTTGAAATGGGAAAGAAATTATAGTTAAAAAGATGTTTACCTTTTACAAGATTGGTTTTGATGTTGATTATATTGCAGTGGCTACATGATCACCCAGAGTACAAGTCGAATCCATTCTATGTTAGTGGAATCTCATATGGGGGCATTCCTGTTCCAATATTAACTCAACTTATATCAAATGGTAAGATTTTTTCAATGTGGCTCTTTACCCTAGGGAAGTTTTTCGGTTGTGTTACAATCTGATTGTTGAAATTGTTATGCAGAGATACATAGGCATTGTAAGAGATCTGAATATACTATAAATGCTTTCTGTAAGCTTGTAGTATATGCGAAGTCTCTTTAGGTAGGAATATAGTTGCCACCTTGAGCTAAATGGGTTTTATTAACATAATGCAGAGCTTTaagggggggagggggggaaaGGGTTAAAAGTTCCCTCAGAAATTTGCAggctttttattcttttctgtCCATATGTTAAGTTATAAAACGCTCCAGAACAAAGCAAGAAAACGTTTCTTTGACCAGTTCAGATTTCTACATTATCTCCTGCTACAAGATGATCAGTTGAAGTTTGTTAGATACAGAGAGTATAGGATCAATACTTTGTTGCTCTATGACTATTAAGGCCCTAAAACTTACATGTATTTTGGTGTTATTCCAGGAAATGAGGACGGCATTGAACCACGTATTGATCTTAAGGTCTATACCTTTGATGATCTTCTCTTTTCTAGTCTACCTAATCTTGATTGATTACATACTATTTGGAGAAAAATTTAACATCCTGAAGTTTAAAACTGAGACGTTTCCATTTATGGCTTCAGGGATACATACTCGGAAATCCAGTAACGAAGGTTTCAGGAATTCTGAACTATAGGGTTCCGTTTGCTTATGGGATGGGGCTGATTTCTGATGAACTCTATGAGGTAACTTATTTCCTTTGTTTGTTACCTATTGATATCTCAGAACACTGTCATTTGTCACATGCATTCTTACAATGTAAAATTACCCGTGATTTTCTAATTGACCTGTATATTTACAATGCAGTCCTTGAAGGTTAACTGTAAAGGGGAATATGAAATCATAGATCCCAGTAATGCAGCGTGTTCGAAAAATATGCAGGCATACAATGAGGCAAGCAACCATATCTATGCAATTTTTATGTGactattttcaaaaattaggcAAGGCCTAATGGATTTACTTAAAGCGTCCCCTAAACTCAAGTAAGAGGGACAGAGTTAAGGATTGTCAGTGTAACCGTTTCTGACTAGTGTAATATCATTTGAACAAGCAGTAATTCATTGTAACTTACTCGTACAATTTCGTAACAGAGTTGCAGTTATTGTTAGGGGCTTACACCAGCACTGATCGAACATCATACTTCTGTTGCGAAATTGTAGAAGTTAACAATGAATTACTCTAATTTATTCAAACAATAACACACTTTCCAGAAACGGTTGTATTGACAATTGGTTCCTACCCCTTCCCTTTAATTTGCGGGCTACAAAAGGTGGGAAGAATCAGAATAATGGAACGGGCAACCAGAGTGATGGTGTTAATAATTTGCTTCTGCAGTTGGTTCGTAATATTGACGATCAACAGATCTTGATTCCCGTATGCCCTCCCCTTTCACGAGAGCCAAATAAATTATTTACTGGTGGGAGATCCATTATACAAATGTTGTATAAGAAG encodes:
- the LOC113759385 gene encoding serine carboxypeptidase-like 2 isoform X2, with amino-acid sequence MEKLQVLLRHPIFCNLFLLLVYVQACSNLAMAGSIVKFLPGFEGPLPFELETGYIGAGESEDVQLFYAFIKSESNPQSDPLIIWLDGGPGCSSFIPLFFGIGPVILEPLSFDGTLPKLVLNPSTWTKVVSIIFLDSPVGTGFSYAKTAEASQSSDFQASDQAYEFIRKWLHDHPEYKSNPFYVSGISYGGIPVPILTQLISNVIPGNEDGIEPRIDLKGYILGNPVTKVSGILNYRVPFAYGMGLISDELYESLKVNCKGEYEIIDPSNAACSKNMQAYNELVRNIDDQQILIPVCPPLSREPNKLFTGGRSIIQMLYKKFEELDVRESTPVKCRMEWITLVDHWANNKSVQEALHVRRETIGQWVSCSYPLPYTENAGSVVPYHANLSTKGYRSLIYSGDHDLSGPHIETQAWIRSLHYPIIDDWRQWIHEGQVAGYTRTYANKMTFATVKARNSCFYCFSARFVYMVTTNNKNYA
- the LOC113759385 gene encoding serine carboxypeptidase-like 2 isoform X3, which codes for MEKLQVLLRHPIFCNLFLLLVYVQACSNLAMAGSIVKFLPGFEGPLPFELETGYIGAGESEDVQLFYAFIKSESNPQSDPLIIWLDGGPGCSSFIPLFFGIGPVILEPLSFDGTLPKLVLNPSTWTKVVSIIFLDSPVGTGFSYAKTAEASQSSDFQASDQAYEFIRKWLHDHPEYKSNPFYVSGISYGGIPVPILTQLISNGNEDGIEPRIDLKGYILGNPVTKVSGILNYRVPFAYGMGLISDELYESLKVNCKGEYEIIDPSNAACSKNMQAYNELVRNIDDQQILIPVCPPLSREPNKLFTGGRSIIQMLYKKFEELDVRESTPVKCRMEWITLVDHWANNKSVQEALHVRRETIGQWVSCSYPLPYTENAGSVVPYHANLSTKGYRSLIYSGDHDLSGPHIETQAWIRSLHYPIIDDWRQWIHEGQVAGYTRTYANKMTFATVKGGGHVAYEFKPAECRTMLERWISHQPL
- the LOC113759385 gene encoding serine carboxypeptidase-like 2 isoform X1 gives rise to the protein MEKLQVLLRHPIFCNLFLLLVYVQACSNLAMAGSIVKFLPGFEGPLPFELETGYIGAGESEDVQLFYAFIKSESNPQSDPLIIWLDGGPGCSSFIPLFFGIGPVILEPLSFDGTLPKLVLNPSTWTKVVSIIFLDSPVGTGFSYAKTAEASQSSDFQASDQAYEFIRKWLHDHPEYKSNPFYVSGISYGGIPVPILTQLISNVIPGNEDGIEPRIDLKGYILGNPVTKVSGILNYRVPFAYGMGLISDELYESLKVNCKGEYEIIDPSNAACSKNMQAYNELVRNIDDQQILIPVCPPLSREPNKLFTGGRSIIQMLYKKFEELDVRESTPVKCRMEWITLVDHWANNKSVQEALHVRRETIGQWVSCSYPLPYTENAGSVVPYHANLSTKGYRSLIYSGDHDLSGPHIETQAWIRSLHYPIIDDWRQWIHEGQVAGYTRTYANKMTFATVKGGGHVAYEFKPAECRTMLERWISHQPL